GGTATATTACGGACTGCCCGAAGTCGGGCTGTCCTTTTCCCGCATGGCTGCCGCCTTTATCACCCTGGGGTGCAACTCCGGGGCGTATCAGTGTGAATATTTCAGAGGCGCCATCCAGGCGGTGTCCGGAGGACAGATGCAGGCGGCCCGGGGCATCGGCATGAGCCGGTTCCAGGGGATCCGGCATATCATTTTACCCCAGGCCCTGCGCCTGGTGATCCCGGCCTGGTCCAATGAACTCATCGCCATGGTGAAATATACGGCCATCGTGTTTCTCATTGCCGTCCCGGATCTCATGAACAAAGCCAAAATCCTGTCCAGCCAGAATTTTACCCCCATCCAGACCTATGTGCTGGTGGCCCTGATTTATCTGGTGCTGGTGGGCATACTGAGCCTGATTCTGCACGGCATCCAGAAAAAACTGGCGGTCCCGGGGCTGGATTCCGGCGTGGAAGGAAGGTGATGGCGACTGAATCATGACCGCCTTTTCAAACACTTCAAAAACATCAAACCAGATGCGGCAGGATCTCACAGCGATGCTGGGACCGGACCAGTGCCTGTTCGCCCTGGAAGACCGGTGGACCTATGCTTTTGACGCCGGCGGAGACCGGGCCGTGCCTCTGGCCGTGGTGTTCGCCCATACTCCGGACGATGTCTGCAACGTGATGCAATATGCTGCGGCCCGACGGATTCCCGTGGTGCCCAGAGGCGCCGGGTCCGGCCTCACGGGCGGGGCCGTTCCCGCCATGGGCGGTATTGTCCTGGTGCTGGAACGAATGAACCGGATTCTGGAGATCGATACGGATAACCTGTGCGCCACCGTGGAAACCGGGGTGATCACGGGCACTCTCCAGAAGGCTGTGGAAAAAAAAGGGCTGTTTTATCCCCCGGATCCGGCCAGTGCCGGTTTCTCCACCATCGGCGGCAATATCGCAGAAAATGCCGGAGGCATGAGGGCCGCCAAGTACGGGGTCACCAAGCAGTATGTCCTGGGCCTGGAGGTGGTGCTTCCGGACGGACGGCGGGTCACGCTGGGATCCAAATGCATCAAGGATGTGGTGGGATATTCCATGACCGAACTGTTTGTGGGATCGGAAGGCACCTTAGGGGTGATCACCCAAGCCATTGTGCGGCTGGTGCCTTTGCCCGAAACCATCAAAACCCTGGCCGTGAGTTTTCCGGACATCCAGGCCGCCGGCCAGGTGGTGCCCATGCTGCTCAAAACCGGGGTAACGCCCTGCACCCTGGAATTCATTGACCGGTTCTGCCTTCAAGCGGTCCGAAAAACCGGCCTGTCAGACCCTGTGGCATCGCTGATCTCTCCGGACACCGGGGCCATGCTGCTCATCGAACTGGACGGGGATGAAGATGCCGTGGCAAAGGAGGCGGCAACGGTCCGGCAGATATGCGGTCAGTGCGGAGCCACCGGGATTCATTCTGCCCGGAATCCGGCTGAGCGGGAACAGCTCTGGGAGGTCCGCCGCAGCATCCACGGGGCCCTGGCAGGACTTTGCCCCCACTGGCTGGAAGAGGACATTGCCGTGCCCCCGGCCTCCATCCCGGACATGCTGGAAAAACTGGCGGCCCTGGCACTCGAACAAAACTTGCGGATTCTGTCTTTCGGGCATTTTGCCGACGGCAATATCCATTTGAGTGTCTCAGAAGCAGCAGGTCCTTTGTCCCCCCAACGGGCCGGGGAAGTCACACATCAGATATTTTCCCTGACAAAAGTCCTGGGCGGGCGGATTGCCGCTGAACACGGCATCGGCCTGGCCAAAAAAGAATACTTAAGCGTCAACCTGGATGACGACACCCTGGACCTGGCCCTGCAATTAAAAAAGATGCTGGATCCCAGCGGCATTCTCAATCCCGGCAAAATTTTTCCCACCCATGATCACCAGCCTGGAAACCCTGAT
The window above is part of the Desulfotignum phosphitoxidans DSM 13687 genome. Proteins encoded here:
- a CDS encoding amino acid ABC transporter permease, encoding MKEFIAYAVMALPELMQGTVVTLQLTAGALAIGLAIGLPLALLRVYGPKLIQPVCSAYLTVFRGTPLLVQLFVVYYGLPEVGLSFSRMAAAFITLGCNSGAYQCEYFRGAIQAVSGGQMQAARGIGMSRFQGIRHIILPQALRLVIPAWSNELIAMVKYTAIVFLIAVPDLMNKAKILSSQNFTPIQTYVLVALIYLVLVGILSLILHGIQKKLAVPGLDSGVEGR
- a CDS encoding FAD-binding oxidoreductase → MTAFSNTSKTSNQMRQDLTAMLGPDQCLFALEDRWTYAFDAGGDRAVPLAVVFAHTPDDVCNVMQYAAARRIPVVPRGAGSGLTGGAVPAMGGIVLVLERMNRILEIDTDNLCATVETGVITGTLQKAVEKKGLFYPPDPASAGFSTIGGNIAENAGGMRAAKYGVTKQYVLGLEVVLPDGRRVTLGSKCIKDVVGYSMTELFVGSEGTLGVITQAIVRLVPLPETIKTLAVSFPDIQAAGQVVPMLLKTGVTPCTLEFIDRFCLQAVRKTGLSDPVASLISPDTGAMLLIELDGDEDAVAKEAATVRQICGQCGATGIHSARNPAEREQLWEVRRSIHGALAGLCPHWLEEDIAVPPASIPDMLEKLAALALEQNLRILSFGHFADGNIHLSVSEAAGPLSPQRAGEVTHQIFSLTKVLGGRIAAEHGIGLAKKEYLSVNLDDDTLDLALQLKKMLDPSGILNPGKIFPTHDHQPGNPDAANGVYPPGII